A single Triticum dicoccoides isolate Atlit2015 ecotype Zavitan chromosome 2A, WEW_v2.0, whole genome shotgun sequence DNA region contains:
- the LOC119351853 gene encoding ervatamin-C-like, with amino-acid sequence MAPIHSNSSRRHDGTLLALLLALVAATAFVGAAAARGDALAARHERWMAKYGRAYTDAAEKLHRQEVFAANARHVDAVNRAGNRTYTLGLNQFSDLTNEEFVEKHLGYRHQPGGLRPEDTPVAAVNMSKAQFQSTPDSMDWRAQGAVTQVKNQASCGSCWAFAAVAATEGLVQIATGNLISMSEQQVLDCTGDTSTCKGGSVIAALRYVAASGGLQPEAAYAYTGQRGACRSVMPNSAASVGAPRWVGLNGDEDALRELAASQPVAVGVEADPDFQHYMSGVFVGSSSCGQNLNHAVTVVGYGADGGGQEYWLVKNQWGTGWGEGGYMRLTRGNGGNCGMATVAYYPTMNSS; translated from the exons ATGGCGCCGATTCACAGTAACAGCTCTCGCCGCCACGACGGCACACTGCTCGCGCTTCTGCTCGCGCTCGTGGCCGCCACTGCCTTTGTCGGCGCTGCCGCGGCGCGAGGGGACGCGCTGGCCGCCCGGCACGAGCGGTGGATGGCCAAGTACGGGCGCGCGTACACCGACGCTGCCGAGAAATTGCACCGGCAGGAGGTGTTCGCGGCCAACGCGCGCCACGTAGACGCTGTCAACCGGGCGGGCAACCGGACGTACACCCTCGGGCTCAACCAGTTCTCCGACCTCACCAACGAAGAGTTCGTGGAGAAGCACCTCGGGTACCGTCACCAGCCGGGCGGGCTCCGTCCCGAGGACACGCCGGTGGCCGCGGTGAACATGTCCAAGGCTCAGTTCCAGTCCACACCGGACAGCATGGACTGGAGGGCCCAGGGCGCCGTCACCCAAGTCAAGAACCAAGCTTCATGTG GGAGTTGCTGGGCGttcgcggcggtggcggcgaccgAGGGGCTCGTACAGATCGCCACCGGTAACCTCATCTccatgtcagagcagcaggtgctCGACTGCACGGGCGACACTAGCACCTGCAAGGGTGGCTCCGTCATCGCCGCCCTACGTTACGTCGCCGCAAGCGGCGGCCTGCAGCCGGAGGCAGCCTACGCGTATACCGGCCAGCGGGGCGCGTGCCGCAGCGTCATGCCAAATTCGGCCGCCTCCGTTGGCGCCCCCCGCTGGGTGGGCCTGAACGGCGATGAGGACGCGCTGCGGGAGCTGGCGGCCAGCCAACCGGTGGCCGTGGGCGTGGAGGCGGACCCTGACTTTCAGCACTACATGAGCGGCGTGTTCGTCGGTAGTTCATCGTGCGGGCAGAACCTGAACCACGCCGTGACGGTGGTGGGGTACGGGGCGGACGGCGGCGGGCAGGAATACTGGTTGGTGAAGAATCAGTGGGGGACGGGGTGGGGTGAGGGGGGCTACATGCGCCTCACGCGCGGGAACGGCGGCAACTGCGGCATGGCCACCGTCGCCTACTATCCAACCATGAACAGCTCTTAA